One region of Pongo pygmaeus isolate AG05252 chromosome 21, NHGRI_mPonPyg2-v2.0_pri, whole genome shotgun sequence genomic DNA includes:
- the LOC129021459 gene encoding LOW QUALITY PROTEIN: CDK5 regulatory subunit-associated protein 3-like (The sequence of the model RefSeq protein was modified relative to this genomic sequence to represent the inferred CDS: substituted 1 base at 1 genomic stop codon), protein MEDHQHMPIDIQTSKLLDWLVDRRHCSLKWQSLVLTIREKINAAIQDKPESEEIAQLLSGSYIHYFHCLRILDLLKGTEASAKNIFGQYSSQQMKDWQEIIALYEKNNTYLVELSSLLVRNVNYEIPSLKKQIAKCQQLQQEYSHKEEECQAVPAEMWEQFYHSCKQYGITGENVRGELLALVKDLPSQLAEIGAVSQQSLGEAIDVYQASVGFVCESPTEQVLPMLRFMQKRGNSMVYEWRTVTEPSVVERPHLEELPEQVAEDAIDWGDFGVEAVSEGTDSGISAEAAGINWGIFLESDSKDPGGDWGDDAVALQITVLEAGTQAPEGVARGPDALTLLEYTETRNQFLDELMALEIFLAQRAVELSEEADVLSVSQFQLAPAILQGQTKEKIVTMVSVLEDLIGKLTNLQLQHLFLTLASQRYVDXVTEFLQQKLKQSQLLALKKERMVQKQQEAIEEQVALEPKLDLLLEKTKELQKLIEADISKRQKTRPTGSRKATGRKRHLMVILALPMFSTRSCGDRPCGLSSENHSFSF, encoded by the exons ATGGAGGACCATCAGCACATGCCCATCGACATCCAGACCAGCAAGCTGCTCGATTGGCTGGTGGACAGAAGGCACTGCAGCCTGAAATGGCAGAGTCTGGTGCTGACGATCCGAGAGAAGATCAATGCTGCCATCCAGGACAAGCCAGAGAGCGAAGAGATCGCACAGCTGCTGTCTGGGTCCTACATTCACTATTTTCACTGCCTAAGAATCCTGGACCTTCTCAAAGGCACAGAGGCCTCCGCgaaaaatatttttggccaaTACTCTTCACAGCAGATGAAGGATTGGCAGGAGATTATAGCCCTATATGAGAAGAACAACACCTACTTAGTGGAACTCTCTAGCCTCCTGGTTCGGAATGTCAACTATGAGATCCCCTCACTGAAGAAGCAGATTGCCAAgtgccagcagctgcagcaagaatACAGCCACAAGGAGGAGGAGTGCCAGGCAGTGCCTGCCGAGATGTGGGAGCAGTTCTACCACTCCTGCAAGCAGTATGGCATCACGGGTGAAAATGTTCGAGGAGAACTGCTGGCCCTGGTGAAGGACCTGCCGAGTCAGCTGGCTGAGATTGGGGCAGTGTCTCAGCAGTCCCTGGGGGAAGCCATTGACGTGTACCAGGCCTCTGTGGGGTTTGTGTGTGAGAGCCCCACAGAGCAGGTGTTGCCAATGCTGCGGTTCATGCAGAAGCGGGGAAACTCAATGGTGTACGAGTGGAGGACAGTGACAGAGCCCTCTGTGGTGGAGCGACCCCACCTCGAGGAGCTTCCTGAGCAGGTGGCAGAAGACGCGATTGACTGGGGCGACTTTGGGGTAGAGGCAGTGTCTGAGGGGACTGACTCTGGCATCTCTGCCGAGGCTGCTGGAATCAACTGGGGCATCTTCCTGGAATCAGATTCAAAGGACCCTGGAGGTGACTGGGGAGACGATGCTGTTGCTTTGCAGATCACAGTGCTGGAAGCAGGAACCCAGGCTCCAGAAGGTGTTGCCAGGGGCCCAGATGCTCTGACACTTCTTGAATACACTGAGACCCGGAATCAGTTCCTTGATGAGCTCATGGCGCTTGAGATCTTCTTAGCCCAGAgagcagtggagttgagtgaggAGGCAGATGTCCTGTCTGTGAGCCAGTTCCAGCTGGCTCCAGCCATCCTGCAGGGCCAGACCAAAGAGAAGATTGTTACCATGGTGTCAGTGCTAGAGGATCTGATTGGCAAGCTTACCAATCTTCAACTGCAACACCTGTTTTTGACCCTGGCCTCACAAAGGTATGTGGACTGAGTGACTGAATTCCTCCAGCAAAAGCTGaagcagtcccagctgctggctttgaagaaagAGCGGATGGTGCAGAAGCAGCAGGAGGCAATTGAGGAGCAGGTGGCTCTGGAGCCTAAGCTGGACCTGCTGCTGGAGAAGACCAAGGAGCTGCAGAAGCTGATTGAAGCTGACATCTCCAAGAG GCAAAAGACCAGGCCGACTGGAAGTCGGAAAGCCACAGGAAGGAAGCGGCACCTGATGGTTATCTTGGCACTCCCCATGTTCTCTACAAGAAGCTGTGGTGATCGGCCCTGTGGCCTGTCAAGCGAAAACCACAGCTTCTCCTTCTAG